One Caretta caretta isolate rCarCar2 chromosome 8, rCarCar1.hap1, whole genome shotgun sequence DNA window includes the following coding sequences:
- the LOC142073065 gene encoding ovomucoid-like, with protein MKITGAVLLFALALCCFYSDAAGQAGKGFCSEYKKPPEKCTLEYNPVCGTDGKTYGNKCVFCGAVYENLGSLCFQHYGECKSHNEDKEREDL; from the exons ATGAAGATAACAGGGGCCGTTCTGCTCTTCGCTCTGGCACTTTGCTGCTTCTACTCAG ATGCTGCTGGCCAGGCTGGTAAG GGTTTCTGCAGTGAGTACAAGAAGCCTCCGGAAAAATGCACCTTAGAGTACAACCCGGTCTGTGGCACGGATGGCAAGACATATGGAAACAAATGTGTCTTTTGTGGAGCAGTCTA tGAAAACCTTGGAAGTCTTTGCTTTCAGCATTATGGAGAATGCAAGTCGCACAATGAGGACAAGGAAAGAGAAGACCTTTAG
- the LOC142073066 gene encoding ovomucoid-like codes for MKITGAVLLFALALCCFYSDAAGQAGKGFCSEYKKPPEKCTLEYNPVCGTDGKTYGNKCVFCGAVYENLGSLCFQHYGECKSHNEDKEREDL; via the exons ATGAAGATAACAGGGGCCGTTCTGCTCTTCGCTCTGGCACTTTGCTGCTTCTACTCAG ATGCTGCTGGCCAGGCTGGTAAG GGTTTCTGCAGTGAGTACAAGAAGCCTCCGGAAAAATGCACCTTAGAGTACAACCCGGTCTGTGGCACTGATGGCAAGACATATGGAAACAAATGTGTCTTTTGTGGAGCAGTCTA tGAAAACCTTGGAAGTCTTTGCTTTCAGCATTATGGAGAATGCAAGTCGCACAATGAGGACAAGGAAAGAGAAGACCTTTAG